From the Finegoldia magna ATCC 29328 genome, the window AGCAAATGCTAACGCCATTTTAGGACACGCAAGACCAGGGGACATGGGATTCGATGCAATCCACTTCAATGTTCACAAAACATTCTCTACACCTCACGGTGGTGGAGGTCCAGGTGCAGGTCCTGTAGGTGTTAAGAAATTCTTAAGAGAATATTTACCAAAACCAATCGTTGAAAAAGATGGAGATAAATATTTCTTAGATTATAGCATGGAACATTCTATTGGTAGAATGAAAGACTTCCAAGGTCACTTCGGAATTTTAATGAGAGCATTGACTTATATCCTAACAATGGGTAGTGATGGATTGAAATGTGCATCTACTACAGCGGTATTAAATGCAAACTATCTTCAAGCTCAATTAAAAGATGACTATAACTTACCACACGACTTCATCTGCAAACACGAATTCGTATTAGGCGGATTAAAGGATGATTGCGATGGACAAGTTAAGACATTGGATGTAGCTAAGAGACTGTTAGATATGGGATTCCATCCACCAACAGTATACTTCCCATTAATCGTTCACGAAGCATTAATGGTAGAACCTACTGAAACTGAACCAAAACAAACTCTTGATGCTTTCGTAGCTGCAATGAAACAAATTGCACAAGAAGCAAGAGAAAACAAAGATATATTATTAGAAGCTCCTATTACAACTGTTGTTAGAAGACCAGATGAAACAGAAGCTGCTAAGAATTTAATATTGACTTTCAAAAAAGGAGAATAATGACTAAAGATATCATTATTATCGGCGCTGGACCTGGTGGCTATGAAACGGCCATCAGGGCATGCCAGCTCGGTTTAAATGTAACTTTAATCGAAAAAGCTGAAGTAGGTGGTACATGCTTGAACAGAGGATGTATACCTACTAAAACTTTATGGAAAATTGCTGATTTGTATAAAGAAATTAGAGAATCAGAAACTTTTGGAATTGAAGTTAATGACCATAAATTATTAGCCGATAAAATTAAACATAGAAAAACGGAAATTATCGAAAGACTTAGAAGTGGTGTTGAATACCTTTTCAAAACTTACGATAATTTAACTTTTATTAGAGGAGAAGCTAGCTTTAAGGATAATAAAACTGTTGTTGTGAAGACTTTGGAAGGAGAAACTAAAGAACTCACAGCAGATAAAATTATCATAGCTACTGGATCCAAAGACTATAAGCCAACTAATATTGAAGGCATCGACCATCCTAGAGTTTTGACATCAACAGGACTTTTGGAATTAGAAGAAATTCCAAAATCTATGGTTGTTATCGGAACTGGCGTAATAGGAATGGAATTTGCATCAATCTATTCACAATTTGGAACTGAAGTTACTGTAGTTGGTAACAAATTGTTGAAAACAGAAGATGGCGAAATTCAAAAACGTCTAAAATCAATTTTGAAGAGCGATACTTTGAAGTTTGTAACGGGAGTTTACGCTAAGAAAATTGTTGAAGAAGACGGAAGATTAAAAATCATTAGTCAAAAAGTTGGCAAAGATAAATTCGAAGAAACTTATGCAGACTACGTTCTTGTAGCGAGTGGTAGAAGCAGTAATACAGACAATCTTGGACTTGAAAACACAGATATTAAAACTGAAAATAATGCTATTGTTGTAGATGAAAATCTTCAAACAAATGTTGAAGGAATTTACTCCATTGGTGATTGCGTATACAAGAATACTCAATTAGCACACGTAGCAAGTAACCAAGGTAAAAATCTTGTAAGAGAATTTTCTGGAAAAGATAGAAATATAAACATGGACATAGTTCCAGCGGTTGTATTTACAGTTCCAGAAATTGCATCTGTAGGTCTAACTGAAGAAAAAGCAAAAGAACAAAACATTGATTATGTAACAAGCAAATTTATGTATCAAGCTAATGGTAAGGCATTGAGTTTGAATGCTACAGAAGGTTTTGTAAAGATAGTTGCTACAAAAGATTTATCTAAGATTTTAGGTTGCCATATAATTGGTCATGATGCATCCACTATTATTCACTTCGCTGCAATCGCGATGAACAATAATGTTGGAGTAGAAGGCTTATCAGCAATGATTTACGCTCACCCAACTATTAGTGAAGTGTTCATGGATTCTGTTGAACAATTAGAAGGATTATCTATCAATACGCCAAACCCTAACAAATAAATCAAATCCTCGTATTTAATTTCTATGAAGAAATTGATACGGGGATTTTTTAATGTTTACAAAAAGTCAAACATAAAGTTTGATTTTTCGTAAACTTTAGTACACTTTTACTCACAGTTAAAACACATTTGATTGATAAAGTATAAGTATCAAAGATGGAGGTGCAAATATGGACAGAGACCCTTACTCTGATTACAATGATTATATAAGAAAAAGAAGAGACGGCTTAAGTGAGAGAAAAGTCGAAAATATGATAAAAAAAGAAATCGCTAAGAACAAACCTAAAATTGGTTGGCTCAAAGCATTAACAATATTTTTATTAATTTATTCTTTGGTTATGAGTTATTTTGTAGTTAAAAATATGACTGGAATTACTGAAACTATTAACAAGAATGGTCAAGTGGAAAGCAGTACTATTTCTATAAAAAATAGTAGCGTTTCAACAGAAAATGCTGTAGCTAAGAAATCTTTGGATTCTGTTGTTGGTATTACAACTGTAGGAGTCCAAGAAAATATGTTTTTCCAAGGCAGAGTTGTTGAAGGCGTTGGTAGTGGTGTTGTTGTTAGCAAAGATGGATACATTTTAACTAACGCACACGTTGTACAAGATGGTAAAGCCGAAAAAATTGACGTTTTACTTACAAATGGCAAGAAATCATCTGCAAAATTATTGTGGTATGATACAACTTTGGACCTTGCAGTAATAAAGACTGACTTAACAGGGTTAAAACCAGTTGAAATGG encodes:
- the gcvPB gene encoding aminomethyl-transferring glycine dehydrogenase subunit GcvPB, with protein sequence MAYNKLIFELSQPGRTGYKLPELDVEEKDNLIPEEFLSNEELDLPEVSEVDVVRHYTNLSTLNFGVDTGMYPLGSCTMKYNPKINEEIVANPKLARLHPKQDDYQVQGALEAMYTLQKSLCEVSGMDYMTLQPAAGAHGEITAITIFKKYHEVNGNSEKNEIIVPDSAHGTNPATAAMAGYKVVEVKSNANGVVDVEDLRKVVNEKTAGLMLTNPNTLGLFETKIKEIAEIVHEAGGLLYYDGANANAILGHARPGDMGFDAIHFNVHKTFSTPHGGGGPGAGPVGVKKFLREYLPKPIVEKDGDKYFLDYSMEHSIGRMKDFQGHFGILMRALTYILTMGSDGLKCASTTAVLNANYLQAQLKDDYNLPHDFICKHEFVLGGLKDDCDGQVKTLDVAKRLLDMGFHPPTVYFPLIVHEALMVEPTETEPKQTLDAFVAAMKQIAQEARENKDILLEAPITTVVRRPDETEAAKNLILTFKKGE
- the lpdA gene encoding dihydrolipoyl dehydrogenase, whose translation is MTKDIIIIGAGPGGYETAIRACQLGLNVTLIEKAEVGGTCLNRGCIPTKTLWKIADLYKEIRESETFGIEVNDHKLLADKIKHRKTEIIERLRSGVEYLFKTYDNLTFIRGEASFKDNKTVVVKTLEGETKELTADKIIIATGSKDYKPTNIEGIDHPRVLTSTGLLELEEIPKSMVVIGTGVIGMEFASIYSQFGTEVTVVGNKLLKTEDGEIQKRLKSILKSDTLKFVTGVYAKKIVEEDGRLKIISQKVGKDKFEETYADYVLVASGRSSNTDNLGLENTDIKTENNAIVVDENLQTNVEGIYSIGDCVYKNTQLAHVASNQGKNLVREFSGKDRNINMDIVPAVVFTVPEIASVGLTEEKAKEQNIDYVTSKFMYQANGKALSLNATEGFVKIVATKDLSKILGCHIIGHDASTIIHFAAIAMNNNVGVEGLSAMIYAHPTISEVFMDSVEQLEGLSINTPNPNK